From Terriglobia bacterium, one genomic window encodes:
- the pth gene encoding aminoacyl-tRNA hydrolase, with translation MRMIVGLGNPGERYEMTPHNLGFLVIDELARLLGVSVRRNEAESLLGLGRSGENELVLVKPQTYMNLSGRAVRRLLERWESTPRDLTVVVDDLDLPWGQLRIRDRGSAGTHNGMRSIVEMIESTDFSRVRMGVRPDHAVEDAARFVLSPWGKQQRTAVDEFVARGAQAVLTLINLGTLAAMNQFNAPIPEPAAAGKGSEGSTR, from the coding sequence ATGCGAATGATTGTCGGTTTGGGAAATCCGGGGGAACGCTATGAAATGACTCCGCACAACCTGGGTTTTCTCGTCATTGATGAATTGGCCAGGTTATTGGGGGTTTCGGTGAGACGGAATGAAGCGGAATCGCTTCTCGGGTTGGGCCGTTCCGGGGAGAACGAATTGGTCCTGGTCAAACCGCAGACCTACATGAACCTCAGCGGCCGGGCGGTCAGGCGTCTTCTGGAACGCTGGGAATCGACTCCCCGGGATTTAACCGTGGTGGTGGATGATCTCGATCTTCCGTGGGGTCAACTGCGCATCCGGGACCGGGGAAGCGCGGGGACGCACAATGGGATGCGTTCCATCGTGGAGATGATTGAAAGCACCGACTTCTCGAGGGTGCGGATGGGAGTTCGGCCGGATCACGCGGTGGAAGACGCGGCCCGGTTCGTGCTTTCCCCTTGGGGGAAGCAACAGCGCACCGCGGTGGATGAATTTGTGGCTCGTGGAGCGCAGGCGGTTCTAACGCTCATCAACCTGGGAACGCTTGCTGCCATGAACCAGTTCAATGCGCCGATCCCGGAACCTGCCGCCGCCGGGAAGGGATCTGAGGGATCCACGCGTTAG
- a CDS encoding 50S ribosomal protein L25 has translation MKAISVSAKVRSERGSRAARRVRRQGLIPAVVYGASKQTLSLLVNPKEILSILNSETGHNSIFTLEIEGHGKQNVLIKDWLYEPVKSALLHADFYRIAMDKPIEVTVPIRTVGEAQGVKLQGGILEIVLREVEIQCLPADIPDHIDVDVTELVFGTNIRVGDLKVDSKIKILSDPNLTVAHLTTVREEKAAAEVVEGAAPEAPAEPEVIKKGKIAAEGEEAPEEAEKGEKK, from the coding sequence ATGAAAGCGATCAGCGTTTCTGCAAAGGTACGGTCGGAAAGAGGAAGTCGTGCGGCACGGCGCGTCCGGCGCCAGGGCCTGATCCCGGCAGTGGTCTACGGGGCTTCGAAGCAGACCCTTTCCCTCCTCGTCAATCCCAAAGAGATTCTCTCCATTCTGAATTCCGAGACCGGGCACAACAGCATCTTCACGCTCGAAATCGAGGGCCATGGAAAACAAAACGTCCTGATTAAGGACTGGCTGTACGAACCGGTGAAGTCGGCCTTGTTGCATGCCGACTTTTACCGCATCGCCATGGACAAGCCCATCGAGGTCACCGTGCCTATTCGCACGGTTGGGGAAGCCCAGGGGGTGAAGTTGCAGGGAGGCATTTTGGAGATTGTTCTCCGCGAAGTGGAAATCCAGTGTCTCCCCGCTGATATTCCCGACCACATTGACGTCGATGTCACGGAGCTGGTGTTCGGGACCAACATCCGCGTGGGGGATTTGAAGGTCGACTCTAAAATCAAGATCCTCTCGGATCCCAACCTGACCGTGGCGCACCTCACCACGGTGCGAGAGGAGAAGGCGGCGGCTGAGGTCGTGGAAGGAGCGGCACCGGAAGCGCCTGCGGAACCCGAGGTCATCAAGAAGGGTAAGATCGCTGCCGAGGGCGAGGAAGCGCCTGAAGAGGCGGAGAAGGGCGAGAAGAAATAG
- a CDS encoding ribose-phosphate pyrophosphokinase — protein sequence MYDEIKIFTGNANPHLAEEIVKYLKLPLGQCSTKRFADGEINFQIFENVRGADVFIIQPTCRPADSNLMELLVMLDAFKRSSARRITAVLPYYGYARQDRKDKPRVPISAKLVADLLTTAGADRVLTMDLHAAQIQGFFNIPVDHLYAGPVIIKHFKKRKIPNLMVVSPDTGGVERARSYAKRLECDLAIVDKRREKGLEAEVMNVIGEVSGRNTLIVDDLIDTAGTLVRVAQALKKNGAKRLLACCTHPVFSGDALTRIEKSEIEEVVVTNSISTDPICNSKKITCLTIGPLLGEGIRSIHQETSISRLFDKKV from the coding sequence ATGTACGACGAAATCAAAATCTTCACGGGCAATGCGAATCCGCATCTGGCGGAGGAGATCGTCAAGTACCTGAAGCTGCCTCTGGGCCAGTGCTCGACGAAGCGATTTGCGGATGGCGAGATTAATTTTCAGATCTTTGAGAACGTGCGCGGGGCCGATGTTTTCATCATCCAGCCGACCTGTCGGCCGGCCGATTCCAATCTCATGGAGTTGCTGGTGATGTTGGATGCCTTCAAGCGCTCCTCGGCCCGACGGATCACCGCGGTCCTGCCTTATTACGGATACGCCCGGCAGGATCGCAAGGACAAGCCGCGCGTCCCCATTTCTGCCAAGCTGGTGGCCGACCTGCTGACGACCGCGGGCGCGGATCGCGTTCTCACGATGGATTTGCACGCCGCACAGATCCAAGGGTTTTTCAATATCCCCGTGGACCATCTTTATGCCGGACCGGTCATCATCAAGCACTTTAAAAAACGGAAGATCCCCAATTTGATGGTGGTTTCTCCGGATACCGGCGGAGTCGAGAGGGCCCGGTCGTATGCCAAGCGGCTGGAGTGTGATTTGGCCATCGTTGACAAGCGCCGCGAAAAAGGGCTGGAGGCCGAGGTGATGAATGTCATCGGCGAGGTCAGCGGCCGGAACACCCTGATCGTCGATGATCTTATCGACACCGCCGGCACCCTGGTCCGGGTCGCCCAGGCCCTCAAGAAGAATGGCGCCAAGCGGCTGCTGGCCTGCTGTACTCATCCGGTGTTTTCCGGGGATGCCCTCACGCGGATCGAAAAGTCCGAAATCGAAGAGGTGGTGGTCACCAATTCGATCTCCACCGATCCGATTTGCAACTCGAAAAAGATCACCTGCCTGACCATCGGCCCATTGCTGGGAGAGGGGATCAGGTCGATCCACCAGGAGACCTCTATTAGCCGGTTGTTCGACAAGAAGGTGTGA
- the ispE gene encoding 4-(cytidine 5'-diphospho)-2-C-methyl-D-erythritol kinase, whose amino-acid sequence MNLGLKLAGRRADGYHELRTVFQSVDLSDRLTFTSRRDSRIILKCSDVQLPLTEDNLVVAAAERFFSATGSRRGVDIFLEKRIPVGAGLGGGSSNAAITLLTLCRLFHLELTPDQLLEIAFSLGSDVPFFLLGGRALGIGRGNELFPLPDVKAQAMLVASPEDLRIRTQEAYERASLWLTNGRRANNMARFGSAVFEKVSALELFENDFESVLFPEYPELQYLKAALLAGGARSAQMTGSGSAVFGLFPSISDARRAEKGLRARLSASSLLTFVVRSIPRSQYLKRIFAASE is encoded by the coding sequence GTGAATTTGGGGTTAAAGCTCGCGGGCCGACGGGCCGACGGGTATCACGAACTCAGGACGGTTTTTCAATCCGTAGATCTGAGCGACCGATTGACTTTCACCTCGCGGCGGGATTCCCGGATTATACTGAAATGCTCCGATGTCCAGCTCCCGCTCACGGAGGACAACCTCGTGGTGGCAGCGGCTGAGCGTTTTTTCTCCGCCACCGGGTCGCGGCGCGGAGTGGATATTTTTCTTGAGAAGCGGATTCCGGTGGGCGCGGGCCTGGGGGGCGGGAGCTCCAATGCCGCCATCACGCTGCTGACGCTCTGCCGGCTCTTCCACCTGGAGCTTACCCCCGACCAACTCCTGGAGATCGCCTTTTCCCTGGGCTCCGATGTCCCTTTCTTCCTCCTCGGCGGACGGGCCCTGGGGATCGGGCGGGGGAACGAGTTGTTTCCGCTGCCGGACGTGAAGGCGCAGGCGATGCTTGTGGCCTCCCCGGAGGATCTTCGCATCCGCACGCAGGAGGCCTATGAGCGGGCAAGTTTGTGGTTGACAAATGGTCGTCGGGCCAATAACATGGCTCGTTTCGGTTCAGCGGTCTTTGAAAAGGTGAGCGCCCTCGAGTTGTTTGAAAATGATTTCGAAAGTGTCCTTTTTCCCGAGTATCCTGAACTCCAGTATCTCAAGGCGGCGCTGTTGGCAGGGGGGGCTCGAAGCGCACAGATGACGGGGAGTGGATCGGCCGTTTTCGGCCTGTTCCCTTCGATTTCGGATGCTCGACGGGCGGAAAAAGGGCTCCGGGCGCGCCTTTCCGCATCTTCGCTGTTGACCTTCGTGGTTCGCAGCATTCCGCGGTCTCAATACTTGAAAAGGATTTTTGCCGCCTCCGAATGA
- a CDS encoding tetratricopeptide repeat protein — protein sequence MEAHPARSEVIEIYMTFNQVSPRRLDVFFAFLALFLSLGSLRADDKDKAKDPKAQGPAAVSTSAAKSAVAESSNPSDRAQSYYHYIQGHLLEEQGRFREAIEEYKLAIKYDPSSSFLNAELASAYARNSSIKDAVSEAEAAIKKDPNNLEAHRLLGNIYRSLIGDADSPAKTSDSMVDKAIAQYEEITRIDPNATDDQLTLGQLYRRAGKTDQAMGIFKHCLEIEPDSESCLTNLAFLYTDLSESEQAIALLEKNLPKKVDSAQLYIAMGYAYERSKNFKRAIDFYRKAIVLDHSNLNVNRSLAECLLQDGQLKAALDEYKAVVETDKSDADSYLRIGQIYRRLNNFDAALQSLLNAQLLRPDSIDVTYNLAILYEEQEKFDEAVAKLNDLVKTTEKKNGTYSAAEMNNRGIFLERLGMVYRKMEKYSEAIKTFDQLKALDKENAVKVDSLIIDTYRTKKDYDKAIELSNEAIQKYPKERGFKLQRAEVVNEKGDYPGSIAQLEKLLTGTKDDREIYLTMAQIQEREKLYPDAEKNILAAEALAGDDQKESIFFFLGAIYEREKKYDLAEATFHRTLKLNAQNAAALNYLGYMLADRGVRLEEALKYIQQAVDLDPANGAYLDSLGWAYFKLKKYDLAETNLLKAIEKLPKDPTIHDHLGDLYFATDQFKLATSEYEKSIKSYRQNPQQGNNVDAEEMANVQRKLDDLKARLAQNVNK from the coding sequence TTGGAAGCACACCCCGCAAGAAGTGAGGTCATCGAGATTTATATGACGTTTAATCAGGTTTCCCCCCGGCGGTTGGATGTATTTTTCGCATTCTTGGCACTTTTCCTGTCCCTGGGTTCTCTCCGGGCCGATGATAAGGACAAGGCGAAGGATCCGAAAGCCCAGGGCCCAGCCGCGGTTTCGACATCGGCGGCCAAGAGCGCCGTCGCGGAGTCATCGAACCCCTCGGACCGCGCCCAGAGTTATTACCATTACATCCAAGGCCACCTCCTGGAGGAACAGGGCCGATTTCGAGAGGCCATCGAGGAATACAAACTGGCCATCAAGTATGATCCCTCGTCCTCCTTCTTGAATGCCGAATTGGCCTCCGCCTATGCCCGAAACAGCTCCATCAAGGACGCGGTCAGCGAAGCGGAAGCAGCCATCAAAAAAGATCCGAACAACCTGGAGGCCCACCGCCTCCTCGGCAACATCTATCGCTCTCTCATCGGGGATGCGGATTCTCCCGCGAAGACCTCTGACTCCATGGTTGACAAGGCGATCGCGCAGTACGAAGAAATCACCCGGATCGATCCCAATGCCACCGACGATCAGCTGACGCTGGGCCAGTTGTACCGCCGCGCCGGAAAAACCGATCAGGCCATGGGCATTTTCAAACACTGCCTGGAAATCGAACCGGACTCCGAAAGCTGTCTCACCAACCTGGCCTTTCTGTATACCGATCTCTCCGAAAGCGAGCAGGCCATCGCCCTGCTCGAGAAGAACCTGCCCAAAAAGGTGGATTCCGCCCAGTTGTATATTGCGATGGGGTACGCTTATGAGCGCAGCAAGAATTTCAAGAGGGCGATCGATTTTTACCGAAAAGCTATTGTATTGGACCACAGCAATCTCAACGTGAATCGCAGCCTGGCGGAGTGCCTGCTTCAGGACGGCCAATTGAAAGCCGCCCTCGACGAGTACAAGGCGGTCGTCGAAACCGATAAGAGCGATGCCGATTCCTATCTTCGGATCGGGCAGATATACCGCCGGTTGAACAACTTTGACGCGGCCCTCCAAAGCCTGCTCAACGCTCAGCTCCTGCGCCCCGATTCCATCGATGTGACCTATAACCTCGCGATTCTTTACGAGGAACAGGAAAAGTTTGATGAGGCCGTCGCGAAGCTCAACGACCTGGTGAAGACCACCGAAAAGAAGAACGGCACCTATTCGGCCGCCGAGATGAATAACCGGGGCATCTTCCTGGAACGGCTCGGCATGGTTTATCGCAAGATGGAAAAGTATTCCGAGGCGATCAAGACGTTCGATCAGTTGAAGGCCCTGGACAAGGAAAATGCGGTCAAGGTGGACAGCCTGATTATCGACACCTACCGGACAAAGAAGGATTACGATAAAGCCATCGAACTCTCCAACGAGGCGATCCAGAAATATCCCAAGGAGCGCGGCTTCAAGCTCCAGCGCGCCGAGGTGGTGAATGAAAAAGGCGATTATCCGGGTTCCATTGCCCAACTCGAGAAGCTGCTGACCGGAACCAAGGACGATCGCGAAATCTATCTCACAATGGCACAGATCCAGGAGCGGGAGAAGCTGTATCCCGACGCTGAGAAGAACATCCTGGCCGCAGAAGCCCTGGCCGGGGATGATCAAAAGGAAAGCATCTTCTTTTTCCTGGGGGCGATCTACGAGCGGGAGAAGAAGTACGATCTCGCCGAGGCGACATTTCACCGCACCCTGAAGCTGAATGCGCAGAACGCCGCGGCCTTGAATTATCTTGGCTACATGCTGGCCGACCGGGGGGTGCGGCTGGAAGAGGCGCTCAAGTACATCCAGCAGGCAGTGGATCTGGACCCGGCCAACGGCGCGTACCTCGATAGCCTGGGCTGGGCTTATTTCAAACTCAAGAAATACGATCTTGCCGAAACCAACCTCTTGAAGGCGATCGAGAAGCTCCCCAAGGACCCCACCATCCACGATCACCTGGGCGACCTCTATTTTGCGACCGATCAGTTCAAGCTGGCCACCAGCGAGTACGAGAAGTCGATCAAGTCTTATCGCCAGAACCCCCAGCAGGGCAACAATGTGGATGCTGAGGAAATGGCCAATGTTCAAAGGAAGCTGGACGACCTGAAGGCCCGACTGGCGCAGAATGTCAACAAATAG
- the alr gene encoding alanine racemase: MQTPIQFLRRLPVEASPAWAEISLSRILKNLRAVQRRTGKTCELMAVVKANAYGHGAAIVSPYLAAHGVRWFGVATIEEALELRRVGIRENVLILGTFFPPQASSAIKHHIQVTASSPQHLDALNRAASRKTPAMVHLKFDTGMGRMGFSLADAGFLAQRWARGSWPHLSLQGVSSHLASAEDLDCPQNRMQLQNFGRILEVFETAGIKIPLRHLANSAGAAFHPAMRMDLVRTGIALFGYEPQGAKIPPMGTAPVLSLKTRILHLKTVPRGSLLGYGGTFVTRRPSVIATLPIGYAHGVHRRLSFANRRPHRRANAQARPMDTIVRGQLAPMVGRVSMDLTLVDVTDVRGVRLGDEVILLGRSGPHDINAADWAEYVGTISYEVLCGISTRRVYRVYVD, from the coding sequence GTGCAAACACCCATTCAATTCCTCCGGCGACTGCCGGTTGAAGCGAGCCCCGCCTGGGCTGAGATTTCACTGTCTCGAATCCTGAAAAATCTCCGGGCAGTCCAGCGACGCACAGGAAAAACCTGCGAGCTGATGGCCGTGGTTAAGGCCAACGCATACGGTCATGGCGCCGCCATCGTGTCACCCTATCTTGCCGCCCACGGGGTCCGGTGGTTCGGTGTGGCGACGATCGAGGAGGCCTTGGAACTGCGGCGGGTGGGAATCCGGGAAAATGTCCTGATCCTGGGCACTTTTTTCCCCCCCCAGGCCTCTTCCGCGATCAAGCATCACATCCAAGTGACGGCCAGCTCCCCGCAACACCTCGATGCCCTTAACCGGGCCGCCTCGAGGAAAACGCCGGCAATGGTCCACCTGAAATTCGACACCGGGATGGGCCGGATGGGATTCTCTCTCGCCGATGCCGGGTTCTTGGCGCAGCGCTGGGCGCGCGGGTCGTGGCCGCACCTTTCACTCCAGGGCGTTTCTTCTCACCTGGCCTCCGCAGAAGATTTGGACTGTCCCCAGAATCGGATGCAGTTGCAGAATTTTGGAAGAATCCTGGAGGTCTTTGAGACGGCCGGGATCAAGATCCCTCTTCGACATCTTGCCAACAGCGCGGGGGCTGCCTTTCATCCCGCCATGCGGATGGACCTGGTCAGGACCGGCATCGCGTTGTTTGGCTACGAACCGCAAGGTGCAAAAATTCCGCCGATGGGCACGGCGCCCGTGCTCTCACTGAAGACACGGATCCTTCATTTGAAGACGGTTCCCCGCGGAAGCCTCCTCGGTTATGGGGGGACGTTTGTCACCCGGCGACCCTCTGTCATTGCCACGCTGCCCATCGGGTATGCTCACGGGGTTCACCGGAGGCTTTCCTTTGCCAATCGGCGCCCCCATCGTCGTGCCAATGCTCAGGCGCGTCCAATGGACACAATTGTTCGCGGCCAGCTCGCGCCGATGGTGGGGAGGGTGTCGATGGATTTGACCCTGGTGGATGTCACCGATGTGAGGGGCGTGCGCTTGGGTGACGAGGTCATCCTCCTCGGTCGGTCTGGACCGCACGACATCAACGCCGCGGATTGGGCCGAGTACGTGGGAACCATTTCCTATGAGGTGCTATGCGGGATCAGCACCCGAAGAGTGTACCGGGTTTACGTGGATTGA
- the radC gene encoding DNA repair protein RadC: MRPKKISEKWVRYWPESEQPRERLLQHGTAALSDAELLAIFLRVGVRGMNVVDLARQLLLDFGGLRGLFKASDETLGKVKGLGPAKIATLRAIGELSQRQLREKVEHESFIECSRDVVDLLAHKFRDLDQEVFSVVFLNTKHRVLKIEEMFRGTIDSASVYPREIVKRALAVSSSALVAVHNHPSGNPEPSREDQRLTQELREACKLVDIVLLDHIVIGGNDYFSFAEKGMM, translated from the coding sequence ATGAGACCCAAGAAGATCTCTGAGAAATGGGTACGTTACTGGCCTGAAAGCGAGCAGCCACGTGAGCGCCTCCTGCAGCACGGGACAGCGGCCTTGAGTGACGCGGAGTTACTGGCCATCTTTCTCCGCGTGGGGGTGCGCGGGATGAACGTGGTGGATCTTGCCCGCCAACTGCTCCTCGATTTTGGAGGATTGCGCGGACTATTCAAGGCAAGTGACGAGACGCTCGGGAAAGTCAAAGGCCTTGGGCCGGCCAAAATCGCTACGTTGCGGGCGATCGGCGAACTCAGCCAGCGGCAGCTCCGGGAAAAAGTTGAGCATGAATCGTTCATTGAGTGTTCGCGTGATGTCGTCGACCTCCTGGCCCACAAGTTCCGTGACCTCGACCAGGAGGTGTTTTCCGTCGTCTTCCTCAATACCAAACATCGGGTCCTGAAGATCGAGGAGATGTTTCGAGGCACCATTGATTCCGCTTCCGTCTACCCGAGGGAAATTGTCAAGCGGGCGCTGGCGGTCTCCTCCTCGGCATTGGTGGCCGTCCACAATCATCCGTCCGGCAACCCCGAGCCCAGTCGCGAGGATCAGCGGCTGACACAGGAACTGCGCGAGGCGTGCAAGCTGGTCGATATCGTCCTGCTCGACCACATTGTCATTGGCGGAAATGATTATTTTAGTTTTGCCGAAAAAGGAATGATGTGA
- a CDS encoding EndoU domain-containing protein, which yields MERPDPIRPVYADGTHLTERETFSRPENAVTGGQITNAGYVDVTHYDPAAGNTVVAVERHYFLGNGPGATLFNNGLDLDATVYNAWVDGKENQTDIGSPALRRMTNFWTQQPPSWWTASADLAPSNNSVIQETDTTLLDMNQVSKQTFNYDQYSNKILTQEFDYGVGTPGPLVRCTSTTYLAAGYDTLNPSASSPDPAQTIHLRRLPTNQLVYAGACAGTPVSQTQFEYDSYTEGLTMSNAVQHDPSFGTTYTTRGNVTAVEHWRNTDGAFLTTRNQYDDAGNVRKSVDPKGNTTILSHADAWGNTACQPVGGSAAAYLTSTTNALGHLTSSTYDSCTGWAMSATDANGQTITFAYNDPLDRPTHATRPAGGGSTNFTYDDVNHIITTASDLNTLGDQSLKAATIYDGLGRTIETRQYETPSAYISTKQTYDAMGRKKTVSNPYRSTTDPTYGITTFGYDSLSRVTSTTTPDGAVMATAYIGNTTTVTDPAGKSRKSTSDALGRLTQVIEDPLGLAYPTNYTYDALDDLKTVQQGVQTRTFVYNSLKQLTSAGNPESGTVNYTYDANANLASKTDARGTTTTYGYDVLNRMTSRSYSDATTPAVSYNYDALGVANSKGRLTSVSSSVSSNSYGAYDAMGRALSYSQTTDGQVYSIGYTYNLAGDLVQETYPSGRVVTTGYDAAGRVNAVTGTSGTLNRIYLTAANYAPQGAIATMSLGNALTETTQFNNRLQPTSIGLGTLVSFGYGYGTTNNNGNLLSQSISIPGWGVTQSYGYDALNRLTSASESASWSQSYGYDQYGNRTSVTSPTYLPTYAPAPAVNATNNRISDVAFTYDAVGNLTRAPIVPGGALQNYGYDAENRLISFNSGAATYSYDGDGKRVKKTVGSATTIFVYDVGGRLIAEYFSTASTTGGGTLYLTDDHLGSTRVVTDASGNLKGRHDYLPFGEEIPSGIGGRTTTMEYGSNDGVRQRFTGKEWDTETGLDYFGARYLSAAQGRWTIPDWSEGAAPVPYADLHDPQTLNLYAYVRNNPLTRSDPDGHCQDDKGKERGTLWCAAHALGFIQTDKDRADEARNFFTINPTKDASGNLIDPTKMSDAEVTKTFQDFNHERRDQIEAMAIATAGDRALGVYINLLDARAQGHVLEGDATGGGHRAGTGIPGKSEFPATWSDDKVLHYISDVATAPNSIVTRQGNTTLVEGTREGVKIRVVERDGRIVSAYPTNTPRNP from the coding sequence TTGGAAAGGCCAGACCCCATTCGTCCTGTTTACGCCGACGGAACCCATCTAACAGAACGCGAAACGTTCAGCCGTCCGGAGAACGCGGTCACCGGCGGCCAAATCACCAATGCGGGCTACGTGGATGTTACCCACTACGATCCTGCCGCCGGGAACACGGTTGTTGCCGTAGAGCGACATTACTTTTTGGGGAACGGGCCCGGCGCCACCCTGTTCAACAATGGCCTCGATCTCGATGCGACGGTCTACAATGCGTGGGTGGACGGCAAGGAAAATCAGACGGATATCGGCTCGCCGGCCCTTCGCCGCATGACCAACTTCTGGACCCAGCAGCCGCCGAGTTGGTGGACCGCAAGCGCCGATCTGGCGCCGTCGAACAACTCTGTCATCCAGGAAACCGACACCACGTTGTTGGATATGAATCAGGTGTCGAAACAGACCTTCAACTATGACCAGTACTCGAACAAGATTCTCACACAGGAGTTTGATTACGGAGTGGGCACGCCCGGCCCGCTGGTTCGGTGCACTTCCACGACTTATTTGGCGGCGGGGTACGATACTTTGAACCCGAGCGCCAGTTCCCCCGACCCCGCTCAGACAATCCACCTGCGGAGACTGCCGACCAACCAACTTGTGTATGCCGGGGCGTGCGCGGGGACCCCCGTTTCTCAAACGCAATTCGAGTACGACAGTTACACGGAAGGCTTAACCATGAGCAATGCCGTGCAGCACGACCCGTCGTTCGGGACAACCTACACGACGCGCGGCAATGTGACGGCCGTTGAGCACTGGCGCAACACGGATGGCGCATTTCTTACCACCCGGAACCAATACGATGATGCAGGCAACGTCCGAAAAAGCGTCGACCCGAAAGGAAACACGACGATTTTGAGCCATGCAGACGCATGGGGGAACACGGCGTGCCAGCCGGTGGGAGGCTCAGCTGCAGCATATCTGACGAGCACGACCAACGCGCTGGGACACCTTACCAGCAGTACCTATGATTCGTGCACCGGATGGGCCATGTCGGCGACAGATGCCAACGGCCAGACAATCACCTTTGCATATAACGATCCGCTCGATCGGCCCACCCACGCGACCCGTCCGGCAGGCGGGGGAAGCACTAACTTCACCTACGACGATGTCAACCACATCATCACCACCGCCAGCGATTTGAACACCCTGGGTGACCAGTCATTGAAAGCGGCGACCATTTACGATGGGCTGGGACGAACGATCGAAACACGGCAATACGAGACCCCCTCCGCCTACATCAGCACTAAGCAAACTTACGATGCGATGGGGCGAAAGAAGACTGTATCCAATCCCTACCGCAGCACGACGGATCCCACATACGGGATTACGACGTTCGGGTATGACAGCCTGAGCCGGGTGACGTCGACGACCACGCCGGATGGAGCGGTGATGGCGACCGCTTACATTGGGAATACCACCACGGTGACCGATCCAGCCGGGAAATCACGCAAGAGTACCAGCGACGCGCTGGGGCGCTTGACTCAGGTGATTGAAGACCCGCTTGGATTGGCCTATCCAACCAACTATACTTATGATGCGCTGGATGATCTGAAAACCGTACAGCAGGGCGTGCAGACCCGCACGTTTGTCTACAACTCGCTGAAGCAGCTCACGAGCGCGGGGAACCCTGAGAGTGGGACTGTGAATTATACCTACGATGCCAACGCGAATCTGGCGTCGAAAACGGACGCCCGGGGCACCACCACAACGTACGGCTACGATGTATTGAATCGGATGACATCGCGGAGTTATTCGGACGCCACCACGCCCGCGGTCAGTTATAACTACGACGCTCTGGGAGTGGCCAACTCGAAGGGGCGGCTGACCAGCGTGAGTTCGAGTGTGTCCAGTAACAGCTATGGCGCCTATGACGCCATGGGGAGAGCGCTTTCCTATTCCCAGACGACCGACGGACAGGTCTATAGCATCGGCTATACGTACAATCTCGCTGGCGACTTGGTGCAGGAAACCTATCCCTCGGGACGAGTGGTCACGACGGGCTACGACGCGGCCGGTCGTGTGAACGCCGTGACCGGGACTAGCGGAACTCTAAATAGGATCTACCTGACGGCGGCGAACTATGCCCCCCAGGGTGCGATAGCGACTATGAGCTTGGGAAACGCATTGACTGAAACAACCCAGTTCAACAATCGCTTGCAGCCGACCTCGATCGGGCTGGGAACGCTGGTGAGCTTTGGATACGGCTATGGGACCACCAACAACAACGGCAATTTGTTGAGCCAGTCGATCAGCATCCCGGGGTGGGGGGTGACCCAAAGCTATGGGTACGATGCCCTGAACCGATTGACGAGCGCCAGCGAATCGGCCTCCTGGTCACAGAGCTACGGCTACGATCAATACGGAAATCGCACCTCGGTGACCTCGCCGACGTATCTTCCGACATATGCCCCGGCACCGGCGGTGAATGCGACGAACAACCGAATTTCCGATGTCGCCTTCACCTATGATGCAGTGGGGAATTTGACGCGGGCGCCGATCGTCCCCGGAGGAGCTCTTCAAAATTATGGGTACGACGCGGAAAATCGGCTGATCAGCTTCAACAGTGGTGCCGCAACGTACAGCTACGATGGCGATGGCAAGCGGGTAAAGAAGACTGTGGGCTCAGCCACAACGATCTTTGTGTATGACGTCGGAGGGCGATTGATCGCGGAGTATTTTAGTACAGCGTCGACCACGGGCGGCGGGACGCTGTACCTGACGGACGATCACCTGGGCAGCACGCGGGTGGTCACCGACGCAAGTGGCAACCTCAAGGGGCGGCATGATTACCTGCCCTTCGGTGAGGAAATCCCTTCCGGCATCGGCGGGAGAACCACGACGATGGAGTACGGATCAAACGATGGCGTCCGGCAAAGGTTCACCGGCAAAGAGTGGGATACGGAAACGGGGCTGGACTATTTCGGGGCGCGGTACTTGTCGGCGGCGCAGGGACGATGGACAATTCCGGACTGGTCCGAGGGAGCGGCACCTGTACCGTACGCGGACCTGCACGACCCGCAGACCCTGAACCTCTACGCCTACGTTCGGAACAATCCTCTGACTCGTTCTGACCCCGACGGCCACTGTCAGGACGATAAGGGCAAGGAACGTGGGACGCTGTGGTGCGCCGCGCACGCCCTCGGGTTCATCCAAACCGACAAAGACAGGGCCGACGAAGCTAGGAACTTCTTCACGATTAACCCCACCAAAGACGCGAGCGGCAATCTCATCGACCCTACGAAGATGTCGGACGCCGAGGTGACCAAGACGTTCCAGGACTTCAACCATGAGAGGCGCGATCAGATCGAAGCAATGGCGATCGCCACTGCTGGTGATAGGGCCCTCGGGGTCTACATAAACCTGCTCGATGCCAGGGCTCAAGGCCACGTGCTTGAGGGCGACGCCACCGGCGGAGGGCATAGAGCGGGCACTGGAATACCTGGCAAGAGCGAGTTCCCCGCCACTTGGAGCGATGACAAAGTCCTTCACTATATCTCGGACGTTGCCACAGCCCCGAACTCGATCGTGACGAGGCAAGGCAACACTACACTCGTTGAAGGCACGCGGGAGGGAGTGAAGATTCGCGTGGTGGAACGCGACGGGCGCATCGTGAGCGCCTATCCCACGAACACTCCAAGAAACCCCTAG